The following proteins are co-located in the Williamwhitmania taraxaci genome:
- a CDS encoding 4-hydroxybutyrate dehydrogenase translates to MQLFKIKTKISKFNSFAQFAMDFKISENDLVITNEFLYTPFMKNLNLKAHFIMQEKYGQGEPSDEMMNTILNEVKGINYSRVIAVGGGTVIDIAKLFVLKDLNNVVDAFERNIPIIKEKALVIVPTTCGTGSEVTNISIAEIKSKHTKMGLADDELLADDAIIIPELLRGLPFKFYVASAIDALIHAIESYVSPKSNIYTQIYSKAAIEIIIKVFRSIAEKGPDFRFEKMEEMLVASNFAGIAFGNTGVGAVHALSYPLGGTYHVPHGEANYQFFTAVFKRYNEKNPNGIIKEVNTLLATQLGTTNANVYDEMENLLGKLLNKNQLRTYGMKQEEIELFADSVMQKQTRLLANNYVELTRDEIRDIYSSLF, encoded by the coding sequence ATGCAACTATTTAAGATTAAAACTAAAATTAGCAAGTTCAACTCGTTTGCACAGTTCGCAATGGATTTTAAGATATCCGAAAACGATCTTGTAATCACCAACGAGTTTCTGTACACTCCATTCATGAAGAATCTGAACCTTAAGGCTCACTTCATCATGCAGGAGAAGTATGGACAAGGGGAACCATCGGACGAAATGATGAATACCATTTTGAACGAGGTAAAAGGAATCAACTACAGCCGAGTGATTGCAGTGGGTGGCGGTACGGTTATCGACATCGCCAAACTCTTTGTGCTAAAAGACCTCAACAACGTAGTGGATGCCTTCGAACGCAACATCCCCATTATTAAGGAGAAGGCGTTGGTTATTGTGCCCACCACCTGCGGAACCGGCAGCGAGGTAACCAATATCTCCATTGCCGAAATTAAGAGCAAGCACACCAAAATGGGCCTTGCCGACGACGAGCTCCTAGCCGACGATGCAATTATTATCCCCGAGTTGCTCCGCGGACTTCCATTCAAGTTCTATGTGGCCAGCGCCATCGACGCACTCATTCACGCCATTGAGTCGTACGTTTCACCAAAATCGAACATTTACACCCAAATATACAGCAAGGCAGCCATTGAGATTATCATCAAGGTGTTTCGCTCTATTGCCGAAAAAGGTCCAGACTTCCGCTTCGAAAAGATGGAGGAGATGTTGGTTGCCAGCAACTTTGCGGGGATTGCCTTTGGCAACACCGGCGTAGGAGCCGTGCACGCACTATCCTATCCGCTTGGAGGAACCTACCACGTTCCACACGGCGAAGCTAACTACCAGTTCTTCACGGCGGTATTCAAGCGCTACAACGAGAAGAATCCGAACGGCATCATTAAGGAGGTAAACACTCTGCTTGCAACGCAACTAGGCACAACCAATGCCAATGTTTACGACGAGATGGAAAACCTCCTTGGAAAACTGCTCAACAAGAACCAACTCCGCACCTACGGTATGAAGCAAGAGGAGATTGAACTCTTTGCCGACAGCGTAATGCAAAAGCAAACCCGCCTGCTGGCCAACAATTACGTAGAGCTTACCCGCGACGAAATCCGCGACATTTATAGTTCACTTTTCTAG
- a CDS encoding aldehyde dehydrogenase family protein yields MEINEMVIRARKAQAIFEKNFNQEQVDEIVKTVAKTVYDNAEVLSRLAVDETEMGVYEDKVAKCKGKSKGIWYDLSDKKSMGVISVDEMTNLIEIAKPIGVVAGITPMTNPVVTPMSKIMFAIKTKNAIIIAPHPKAEKCSSLTVKLINEAIAKFNVPEGLVQIVDGPSIDRTQELMKRCDVVVATGGMPMVKSAYSSGKPSYGVGAGNVQVIIDRDINFLDAATKIIAGRIFDNGIICSGEQSFIYHEDDRTAVMGAFIEKGAYIVKPEDRDKLVNAIFVDGHIARDVVGQSPAFIAKKAGIAIPEGTRVIVVEAQGVGVDDIISKEKMCPVLAAFKYKTIDEAITIAKTNLHLEGNGHTAGIHSNNQENILKAGSRISVSRFIVNAPCATTAGGSIQGGLAYTNTLGCGSWGNNSISENFTYKHLLNITRIASISTKVSVPTDEEIWK; encoded by the coding sequence ATGGAAATCAATGAAATGGTTATCAGAGCCAGAAAAGCACAAGCAATTTTTGAAAAAAACTTTAACCAAGAGCAGGTAGACGAGATTGTTAAAACCGTGGCAAAAACGGTTTACGACAACGCCGAAGTGCTTTCGAGGCTGGCCGTAGACGAAACCGAAATGGGCGTTTACGAAGATAAGGTAGCCAAGTGCAAGGGAAAATCGAAGGGAATTTGGTACGACCTTTCCGACAAAAAATCGATGGGTGTAATTAGCGTAGATGAGATGACCAACCTCATTGAAATTGCTAAACCAATTGGTGTAGTTGCCGGGATAACCCCAATGACCAACCCAGTGGTTACCCCGATGTCGAAAATTATGTTCGCCATCAAGACCAAGAATGCAATCATCATTGCCCCACACCCCAAGGCAGAGAAGTGCTCCTCCCTTACCGTTAAGCTAATCAACGAGGCCATCGCCAAGTTCAATGTTCCCGAAGGTCTTGTTCAAATTGTTGATGGCCCATCCATTGATAGAACACAGGAGCTCATGAAGCGCTGCGATGTGGTGGTTGCCACTGGTGGTATGCCTATGGTTAAATCGGCCTATTCCTCCGGAAAGCCTTCCTATGGTGTGGGTGCTGGTAACGTTCAAGTTATCATCGACCGTGACATTAACTTTTTGGATGCTGCCACCAAAATTATTGCAGGCCGCATCTTCGACAACGGAATTATCTGCTCGGGCGAGCAAAGTTTCATCTACCACGAAGACGACCGCACCGCAGTGATGGGAGCCTTTATTGAAAAGGGAGCCTACATTGTGAAACCGGAAGACAGAGACAAGCTGGTAAACGCCATTTTTGTGGATGGCCACATTGCCCGCGACGTAGTGGGACAATCGCCTGCCTTTATTGCCAAGAAAGCCGGCATCGCTATTCCTGAAGGAACCCGTGTTATTGTTGTGGAAGCCCAAGGAGTTGGCGTGGACGATATCATCAGCAAGGAGAAGATGTGCCCAGTATTGGCCGCCTTCAAGTATAAAACCATCGACGAGGCAATTACCATTGCCAAGACCAACCTTCACCTCGAGGGTAACGGCCACACCGCTGGTATTCATTCCAACAACCAGGAGAACATCCTTAAGGCAGGTAGCCGGATTTCGGTATCGCGCTTCATTGTGAACGCACCCTGCGCTACTACTGCCGGTGGCTCCATTCAAGGCGGATTGGCCTATACCAATACGCTGGGTTGCGGAAGTTGGGGTAACAACTCCATCTCCGAGAACTTTACCTACAAGCACCTGCTGAACATCACCCGCATTGCGTCCATATCAACAAAGGTGAGCGTGCCAACGGATGAAGAGATTTGGAAATAA
- a CDS encoding acyl-CoA dehydrogenase — translation MDFSLTKQQLLFQQMIREFAEKEVKPLAAEVDEQERFPMETVEKMAKIGIMGIPIPTQYGGAGGSNLLYSIAVEELSAACATTGVIVSAHTSLCAAPILEHGTEAQKQKYLPKLASGEWIGAFGLTEPNAGTDASAQQTTAVADGDNYIINGSKIFITNAIYAQVYVIFAMTDKSQGTRGITAFIIEKGTPGFSMGKKEKKMGIRGSATCELIFENCIIPKENLLGKVSGGFGIAMKTLDGGRVGIASQALGIAQGAMDETVKYIKERKQFGKPLSAFQNTAFQMADLETRVQAARLLVRSAACKKDSGLPYSVDAAMAKLYASETAMEVTNKAIQFHGGYGYTREYPVERMLRDAKITEIYEGTSEVQRMVISASLFK, via the coding sequence ATGGATTTCAGCTTAACGAAACAGCAACTCTTGTTTCAGCAAATGATTCGGGAATTTGCCGAGAAAGAGGTAAAGCCTCTTGCCGCCGAAGTTGATGAGCAAGAACGCTTCCCCATGGAAACGGTAGAGAAGATGGCAAAGATAGGCATCATGGGTATACCTATCCCTACTCAATATGGTGGAGCAGGCGGCAGCAACCTCCTTTACTCCATTGCAGTGGAAGAACTCTCGGCAGCTTGCGCAACAACCGGTGTAATCGTTTCGGCACATACCTCCCTATGTGCAGCTCCAATTCTTGAGCACGGAACCGAAGCCCAAAAACAGAAATACCTCCCCAAGCTAGCCTCTGGCGAGTGGATTGGAGCCTTTGGTCTTACCGAGCCCAACGCCGGTACCGATGCATCGGCCCAGCAAACCACTGCCGTAGCCGATGGCGACAACTACATCATCAATGGCAGCAAGATATTTATCACCAACGCCATCTACGCCCAAGTTTACGTGATATTTGCCATGACCGACAAGTCGCAAGGCACTAGAGGCATCACGGCCTTCATCATCGAAAAGGGCACCCCCGGATTCTCCATGGGTAAAAAAGAGAAGAAGATGGGTATCCGTGGCTCTGCTACCTGCGAGCTGATTTTCGAAAACTGCATCATTCCGAAGGAAAACCTCCTAGGTAAAGTTTCCGGTGGATTTGGCATTGCCATGAAAACCCTCGATGGTGGTCGCGTAGGTATTGCCTCGCAAGCCCTCGGCATAGCCCAAGGCGCCATGGACGAAACCGTGAAGTACATTAAGGAGCGCAAACAGTTTGGCAAGCCCCTCTCTGCTTTCCAAAACACCGCATTCCAAATGGCCGACCTCGAAACCCGTGTGCAGGCAGCCCGCCTATTGGTTCGCTCGGCAGCGTGCAAAAAGGATAGCGGACTTCCCTACTCGGTAGATGCAGCTATGGCCAAGCTATACGCCTCCGAAACAGCCATGGAGGTAACCAATAAAGCCATCCAGTTCCACGGAGGTTACGGTTACACCCGCGAGTATCCCGTTGAGCGCATGCTACGCGATGCCAAGATTACCGAGATATATGAAGGAACCTCCGAGGTTCAGCGCATGGTAATTTCCGCTTCACTCTTTAAATAG